A part of Paraliobacillus zengyii genomic DNA contains:
- a CDS encoding NEAT domain-containing protein has translation MKKSFKILIALFVVIFTVLPQVQPAVSVVAAEQELSDGAYTIDYDVFYQGAETVFGKYFSTPAELTVENGKKYISFTASSSNIILSFETEFAGQYSEAEVVSEDTVNETRVIKFEVENLTETNVKLVMSYGMTHDIQLKYDQASITEIELETSETPEETETPVESETPEETETPVESETPEETETPVESETPEETETPVESETPGETETPVENEDIEIEDGDYTIDYDIFYQGEEAPRYASYFSTPAELTVEDGDQYISFTVSSGDVIVSLETEFEGEFSKAEVVSEDTVNHTRVVKFEVENLTETNVKIVMSYGMSHEIQLVYDQESITEVIETPVETETPEETETPIESETPEEEETPAQNDGDEIEDGDYTIDYDVFYQGEETSFGSYFSTPAILTVEDGKQYVSFTTSRSDVIVSFETEYAGEYTKAEIVSEDLENQTRQLKFEVEDLTETNVKLVMSYGMTHEIQLVYDQESITEVVETPEQEESVTAKPVVSNGMATIEDDAVDKVKQDGELVVNVDQELTIELSLSSEQVQQLKTKNVKLIIVNKETTVSILASELPDGEFKFNVDVIEDVEGSDQALSKIFDFNISNKDTFEQPVTLQFNVDPNSVGNKDIEVRYYNESTKEWESIGGNYQDGIITAETNHFSIYGVFEIVEESPETPEEDTTEDQELADGEYDLPLSVLSVDSDSSSAFEKYFTETAILKVVDGKYTIVITQNDYNLSALGAITFEINGVEHTLVEQSKDDETRVLTLDIDEIQSSYTATIEAIGAPHLYPVRFVFDLSELEIDVVDEGETGSNDEENPTSNTDNTDNIVDNVENSINEESNENGPEFDRDADTDNATESVSSDSETEENNAKTGDAVQIGMYLLFLLGSLSYLVVRYRSNKFRLITK, from the coding sequence TCAGGTTCAGCCAGCTGTGAGTGTTGTTGCTGCAGAACAAGAATTGTCTGATGGAGCGTATACGATAGATTACGATGTCTTTTATCAAGGAGCAGAAACAGTATTTGGTAAGTACTTCTCAACACCAGCTGAATTAACTGTTGAAAATGGGAAGAAGTACATTAGCTTTACTGCTTCTAGTAGTAATATAATTCTATCATTCGAAACAGAATTCGCGGGTCAATATAGTGAAGCTGAGGTTGTCAGTGAAGACACAGTTAATGAAACACGAGTTATAAAATTTGAAGTAGAGAATTTAACAGAAACAAATGTTAAATTAGTAATGTCTTATGGTATGACACATGACATTCAATTGAAATATGATCAAGCATCGATAACAGAAATAGAATTAGAAACATCTGAGACTCCAGAGGAAACAGAAACACCAGTAGAATCAGAGACTCCAGAGGAAACAGAAACACCAGTAGAATCAGAGACTCCAGAGGAAACAGAAACACCAGTAGAATCAGAGACTCCAGAGGAAACAGAAACACCGGTAGAATCGGAGACTCCAGGGGAAACAGAAACTCCCGTCGAAAATGAGGATATTGAAATTGAAGACGGAGACTATACGATTGATTATGATATTTTCTATCAAGGAGAAGAGGCACCACGGTATGCCAGTTACTTCTCAACTCCAGCAGAATTAACTGTTGAGGATGGCGATCAATACATTAGCTTTACAGTATCTAGCGGTGATGTAATTGTCTCATTGGAAACAGAGTTCGAAGGGGAGTTTAGTAAGGCGGAAGTTGTTAGTGAAGACACAGTAAATCATACACGTGTCGTGAAATTTGAAGTAGAGAATTTAACGGAAACAAACGTGAAGATTGTAATGTCCTATGGTATGTCACATGAAATTCAACTGGTCTATGATCAAGAATCAATAACAGAAGTCATTGAAACTCCGGTAGAAACAGAAACTCCAGAGGAAACAGAGACACCAATAGAATCAGAGACTCCAGAGGAAGAAGAAACACCAGCCCAGAATGATGGCGATGAAATAGAAGATGGAGACTATACGATTGATTATGATGTTTTCTATCAAGGTGAAGAAACAAGTTTTGGTAGTTATTTTTCAACTCCAGCAATATTAACTGTTGAAGATGGCAAGCAATACGTTAGTTTTACTACATCTAGAAGTGATGTAATCGTATCGTTTGAAACAGAATATGCAGGTGAATATACCAAAGCGGAAATTGTAAGCGAAGACTTAGAGAATCAAACACGTCAATTAAAATTCGAAGTGGAGGATTTGACAGAAACAAATGTGAAGTTGGTAATGTCCTATGGTATGACACATGAAATCCAACTAGTCTATGATCAAGAATCTATAACAGAAGTGGTTGAAACACCAGAGCAGGAAGAAAGTGTTACTGCTAAACCAGTCGTGAGTAATGGAATGGCTACAATTGAAGATGACGCAGTAGACAAAGTAAAACAAGATGGTGAATTAGTTGTTAATGTTGATCAGGAATTAACAATAGAATTATCTCTTTCTAGCGAACAAGTTCAACAGTTAAAAACGAAAAACGTTAAATTAATTATTGTTAACAAAGAAACTACTGTTTCTATTTTAGCTAGTGAATTACCAGACGGAGAATTTAAATTCAATGTGGATGTAATTGAAGATGTAGAAGGATCTGATCAAGCATTAAGTAAGATCTTTGATTTCAACATTAGTAATAAAGATACATTTGAACAACCTGTGACATTGCAGTTTAATGTTGACCCGAATTCTGTTGGTAATAAAGATATAGAAGTGCGTTATTACAATGAGAGCACGAAAGAGTGGGAATCGATTGGTGGTAATTATCAAGATGGAATAATAACTGCTGAAACAAACCACTTTAGTATTTATGGTGTTTTTGAAATAGTGGAAGAATCTCCAGAAACGCCAGAAGAAGATACCACAGAAGATCAGGAATTAGCTGATGGAGAATATGACCTTCCGTTAAGCGTCTTATCTGTTGATTCAGATTCAAGTTCAGCTTTTGAAAAGTACTTTACTGAGACAGCTATATTAAAAGTAGTCGATGGCAAGTACACGATTGTTATAACTCAAAATGATTATAATCTTTCGGCATTAGGTGCGATAACATTTGAAATCAATGGAGTGGAACACACATTGGTTGAACAGAGCAAGGATGATGAAACAAGAGTGTTAACACTTGATATCGATGAAATACAATCGAGCTATACAGCGACAATTGAAGCAATTGGAGCACCACATCTTTACCCTGTAAGGTTTGTTTTTGATCTATCTGAATTAGAAATAGATGTTGTGGATGAGGGAGAAACCGGTTCGAATGATGAGGAAAACCCAACATCTAATACTGATAACACAGATAATATAGTAGATAACGTTGAAAATTCAATAAATGAAGAAAGTAATGAAAATGGTCCTGAATTTGATCGCGATGCTGATACAGATAATGCTACTGAATCTGTTTCATCTGATAGTGAAACTGAGGAAAATAATGCGAAAACTGGAGATGCAGTACAAATTGGCATGTACCTATTATTTTTACTAGGCTCACTAAGTTATTTAGTTGTTAGGTACCGCAGTAATAAATTTAGACTAATTACTAAATAA
- the isdE gene encoding heme ABC transporter substrate-binding protein IsdE: protein MRNLKICFGILLLLLVSACSVNSAEDQKDSTTVNAESNQDVEQESTNPEVEQDENVRIIATTFAITQIMDKLELDLIGIPTTSYSVPERYEEVTEVGNPMSPDMELISSLKPTDVLSVTTLKYDLEPQFEQAGVETSFLNLQSVSGMNEAILSLGTKYNRLDQANKLIGSIEDKINEIETKTENENPPKVLILLGVPGSYLVATEHSYVGDLVSVAGGENVITGHSEEYLSANMEYLQQGNPDVILRLSHGMPDEVVEMFNKEFDTNDIWKHFNAVKQDRVYDLKEPVFATTANIQVIEALDELVTILYE from the coding sequence TTGAGAAACTTAAAAATTTGTTTCGGAATATTGTTGCTGTTACTAGTTAGTGCATGTTCAGTAAATTCGGCTGAAGACCAAAAAGATTCAACAACTGTTAATGCAGAATCTAATCAGGATGTGGAACAAGAAAGTACAAATCCAGAAGTTGAACAAGATGAGAATGTAAGAATTATAGCAACAACTTTTGCCATTACACAGATAATGGATAAGCTTGAACTTGATTTAATTGGTATCCCAACAACATCTTATTCTGTACCTGAACGTTATGAAGAGGTTACAGAGGTTGGAAATCCAATGTCACCTGATATGGAGCTTATTAGTTCTTTAAAACCAACAGATGTTTTATCTGTTACAACTTTAAAATACGACTTGGAACCACAGTTTGAACAAGCTGGAGTTGAAACTAGTTTTTTAAATCTACAAAGTGTCTCTGGTATGAACGAAGCGATTCTCTCATTAGGAACAAAATATAATCGATTAGATCAAGCAAATAAGTTAATTGGATCTATTGAAGATAAAATAAATGAAATTGAAACAAAAACAGAAAATGAAAATCCACCTAAAGTATTAATTTTGCTTGGTGTTCCTGGTAGTTATCTCGTTGCAACTGAGCACTCCTATGTTGGAGATTTAGTAAGTGTTGCTGGCGGAGAAAATGTTATCACAGGCCATAGTGAAGAATATTTATCAGCAAATATGGAGTATCTTCAACAGGGTAATCCAGATGTTATTTTACGTTTATCTCATGGAATGCCTGATGAAGTGGTTGAAATGTTTAATAAAGAATTTGATACGAATGATATTTGGAAACACTTTAATGCTGTTAAACAAGACCGCGTGTATGACTTGAAGGAACCAGTATTTGCTACCACAGCAAATATCCAAGTAATAGAGGCATTAGATGAACTCGTTACGATCTTATATGAATAA